The nucleotide window CCCACCGCTGCGCTACCCGGATGAACCGGTGCGCCATAAGCTGCTTGACCTGATCGGTGACCTGGCGCTCGTGGGATTCCCGCGTGCACAGGTGCTGGTCTACCGCGGCTCCCATGGTCTGCATACGGACCTGGCGGCGGCCCTGGCCGATCGTTCCCCTGTTCAGCCCTGACTGTTTTGACCTCTTCCTCCGCCAACGACGTTGTGACGTCCCAGCCCGTGCTCAATGCGGAGCAGATCATGGGTCTGTTGCCGCACCGCTACCCCTTTGCCCTGGTCGATCGGGTGCTCGAGCATGTTCCAGGTGAAAAGGCCGTGGCCATCAAAAATGTGACTCTGAATGAGCCCCAGTTTCAAGGGCATTTTCCGGCACGACCGCTAATGCCTGGCGTGCTGATCGTGGAGGCGATGGCTCAGGTGGGCGGCCTGATCGTGACCCAGATGCCCGATCTCCCCAAGGGACTGTTCGTGTTTGCCGGCATCGACGGCGTGCGTTTCCGTCGCCCGGTGGTCCCCGGTGATCAGCTCTGCATCAGTTGTGAACTCCTCAGCCTCAAGCGCAAGCGCTTCGGCAAGGTGAAGGCGGAAGCCACCGTGGATGGTCAGCTGGTTTGTTCCGGCGAGTTGATGTTCTCGCTGGTGGATTGACGATGATGAGCGAACAGCGTTCCACTGTTGTGACTGCCGAGAGCCGGCCTGCCCAGGTCCACCCCCTCGCTGTTGTCGATCCGCGCGCCGAGCTTGCAGCTGGTGTGGTGATCGGTCCTGGTGCCGTCGTCGGTCCCGATGTCCAGATTGGTGCTCACTCTTGGGTCGGCCCCAATGTCGTTCTGGATGGCCGCCTGATCATCGGAGAGCACAACAAGATCTATCCGGGTGCCTGCTTGGGGCAGGAACCACAGGATCTGAAATACAAGGGCGCGCCCACAGAGGTGGTCATCGGCAATCACAACACCATTCGCGAGTGCGTCACGATCAATAGGGCTACTGATGAGGGCGAGCAGACTCGGATCGGTGACCACAACTTATTGATGGCTTACTGCCATCTCGGCCATAACTGTGAATTGGGCAACGGCATCGTGATGTCCAACAGCATTCAGGTGGCAGGTCATGTCTTGATCGAGGATCACGCTGTGATCGGGGGGTGCCTCGGCATTCATCAGTTTGTGCAGATCGGTGGCATGGCAATGGTGGGTGGCATGACACGGGTCGATCGTGATGTCCCCCCTTACTGCCTTGTGGAGGGACACCCCGGACGGGTGCGCGGACTGAACCGGGTGGGATTGCGCCGGCGGGGCCTTGATCGCAAGGACGATGGCCAGGACCTCAAGCAACTGCAGGAGATCTGGTCGCTGCTGTATCGCTCCGACCATGTGATTGCCGAGGGCCTCAAACTGGCTCGAGAGCAGTCCCTCCTGCCTCTGGCGGATCACCTCTGCACCTTCCTTGAAGGGTCCATTACCTCTGGGCGTCGTGGTCCAATGCCGGCAGTTGGCTCTCGTTGATGGTGCGATTGCTGATCAGCACCGGTGAGGTGTCGGGAGATCTGCAGGGAAGTCTGTTGATCGAGGCCCTGCACCGGCAGGCCTCCCTCAGAGGGTTGGATCTGGAGGTGCTGGCTCTCGGCGGCAGCCGGATGCAGGCGGCTGGAGCGGAACTGCTGGCGGATACGTCGCCGATGGGGGCGATTGGCCTGTGGGAGGCCCTTCCTCTGGTGATGCCCACCCTCAAGCTGCAGGCCCGCGTGGATCAAGTGCTGCAGCAGCGTCCACCGGATGGGGTGGTGTTGATCGATTACATGGGGGCGAATGTGCGCCTAGGCAACAGTTTGCGGCGGCGGTTGCCGTCGGTTCCGATCACTTACTACATCGCACCGCAGGAGTGGGCCTGGCGCATCGGTGACGGAGGTACCACCCAGCTGCTGAAGTTCACCGATCGGATTCTGGCCATTTTTCCGGAGGAAGCTTCGTTCTATGCCAGTCGGGGGGCAGATGTGACGTGGGTTGGCCACCCCCTCCTCGACAGTGTGGCCAACCGTCCGGACCGGGTCGCCGCCCGCGCGCGGCTGTCGCTGCCGCCGGAAGGCCGGCTGCTCTTGTTATTTCCAGCATCCAGGCCCCAGGAGTTGAAGTACCTGATGCCGGTGTTGGTGCAGGCGGCAGCCCGGCTACAAGCTCGCGATCCCTCCTTGGATGTGATGGTTCCTGCCGGACTGGCCTCCTTTGAACAGCCCCTCAAGGAGGCCCTGTCTGCTGCTGGTGTGCGGGCCTCCGTGGTGCCGGCCGCAGAGGCCGACACCATGAAGCCGTGGTTGTTCGCGGCGGCGGATCTGGCCCTGGGCAAATCAGGCACGGTGAATGTGGAACTGGCGCTCCATGGAGTGCCCCAGGTGGTGGGGTATCGGGTGAGCCGGGTTACGGCCTGGGTGGCACGCCATCTGCTGCGCTTTCAGGTGAAGCACATCTCTCCAGTGAATCTGCTGCTGGATGAGCGCCTGGTGCCGGAGCTCCTGCAGGATGCCTTTGATGCCGACCAACTCGTGGAGTTAGCGGCACCGCTTCTGGATAACCCCGCCGCGCGGGAGGTCATGTTGAGTGGCTACAAACGGCTCACAGAAACGCTTGGCAAACCCGGTGTCACCGATCGCGCCGCCTGCGCCATTCTCGACCAGCTTCCCCCCACCCCAACCGCCTCGTGATGCGCCTCGTTCTGCCTCTGCTCATGGTGGGAGCCCTGCTTCTCGGGGCTCCAGGTTCCGTGTTCGCGGCCGTGGAGAATGCCGTGCTTGCTGGGGGCTGTTTCTGGTGCTTAGAGAGTGACCTGGAGAAACTTCCCGGGGTGCTTTCGGTGGAGAGTGGCTACAGCGGTGGGACTGTGGCCCGGCCCACGTACCGGCAGGTGACGAGCGAGACCACCGGTCATCAGGAGGTGGTGGAGGTGCGGTTCGATCCTGCCAAGATCAGTTATCCCCGCCTGTTGCAGTCGTATTGGCGCAATGTGGATCCCTTCGATGGCGGTGGTCAGTTCTGCGACCGCGGCGATTCCTATCGGCCGGTGATTTTTATTAACAGTGAGGCGCAGGCTCAGAGTGCTCGGGCTAGCAGGGCTGCGGTTGCCAGGGAACTGGGGGTGCCTGAATCGAAGCTCAAAGTCGAGATCAAGCCTCTTAAGACGTTCTGGCCCGCTGAGAGCTACCACCAGAACTACGCCAAAACCAACACGCTCCGCTACCGCTTCTACCGGTTCAGCTGCGGTCGTGACCGCCGGCTCGATGAGGTATGGGGCAGTAAAGCCCGCAGCGGTGGTCCATGGAGCACGCCGGCGAAGCGTTGACAACGCCCGTTGATCTGGCGTAGTGAAATCTGAGGAAATTCTGTAGTCGCAGGTACGTTCTGACTCACTGACTTCTCAGTGAAGGTGCGGGTTTTACCCTCTCCTCTGCCTAGATAGATCTGCGTACCATGGCACCGGAACGAGTAGGAGGTCTGTATGTATCTGCTGACCATCAAAGACGGTCTTGTGACTCGTCACGTTGGTCCTTACCCATCGCCGAAACAGGCTTCCGACGATCTCGATCGGGTGATGGCCAGTTGTTCGGAACGGGCCCGCTGGCAGATTCATGCCCTCGAACACCCGTTATCAGTGGTCAAAACTGCGGCCTTGGCTTCCTAGGGCGAGCCTTGATCGGAGCGCCGGCCGGGATAGCCGCGCAGAAGGCCAGATTCGATCATCAGACCCACTCCAGTGTTGATGGCAATCAGGCTGAGGGTTCCATACCAGAACCAGGGGCCTCGGTCCTGACCGAGCATCTGAACAATGCGGCGACTGATGGCTTCACCGAAGAGGCAAAGCCCTGCTGGAAGCAGCAATACCCCTAACTGGGCTCGGATATACCAACGCAAGGGTTTGGAGGCCATGGCGTGTGGTGACTATCCACGAACTTAAGTGCCAGTGGTCCCGGCTTGGTTGCGGATCCAGTTCACAAGGGTGCGAACCCCGTAGCCGGTGGCTCCCGATGGGTTAAGGCCTCGGCCCTTGTCGCTCCAGACCGTGCCGGCGATATCGATGTGAGCCCAGGGAATGCCAGCATCCACAAATTCTTTGAGGAACAGGGCAGCTGTGATCGAACCGCCCGGCCGTGGGCCGGTGTTTTTCATGTCCGCCAGCAGTGATTTGAGTCCTTTGCGGTAGGGACTGTGCAGCGGCATGCGCCAGAGACCTTCGCCGGAGGCCATGGCGGCCTGCTCCAGATTCGAGGCGAGGGTGTCGTCGCTGGTCCAGAGGCCAGCAATCTCCTCCCCGAGGGCAATCACGCAAGCACCTGTGAGCGTTGCGAGGTCGACGATGGCGTCAGGCTTGAGCTTGCAGGCATACACCAGAGCATCGGCGAGGGTCAGCCGCCCCTCGGCATCGGTGTTGTTGATTTCAATCGTGGTGCCGTTGGAGGCGGTGACGATGTCGCCGGGGTGCACGGCGGAGCCATTGATCATGTTTTCGCAGGAGGCCACCAGCATGTGCACTTCCACACCGGCGGGACGAAGCTCGGCGATCGCCCGCATCGCGCCGATCACGGCAGCACTACCACCCATGTCGTACTTCATCATGTCGATCTGAGCGGCACCCACCTTGAGGTTGTATCCACCTGAATCGAAGGTGAGTCCCTTGCCCACCAGCACCAAACGCCTCTTCACCTCATCGTTGGGTCGGTAGGTGAGATGGATGAATTTGGGATCCATATCCGACCCCTGGCACACCGAGAGGAAGGAGCCCATGCCGCGTTCTTCGCAATCGGACCGCTCGAGGATGGTGAGCTCAAGGCCATGTTCATGGGCCAGGTGGCTTGCGGTGCGTGCCAGTTCCTCCGGAGTGACACTGTTGGGAGGTGCGGCGACCAGCTCACGGGCCAGCTCCACGCCGGCAC belongs to Synechococcus sp. WH 7805 and includes:
- the fabZ gene encoding 3-hydroxyacyl-ACP dehydratase FabZ; translation: MTSSSANDVVTSQPVLNAEQIMGLLPHRYPFALVDRVLEHVPGEKAVAIKNVTLNEPQFQGHFPARPLMPGVLIVEAMAQVGGLIVTQMPDLPKGLFVFAGIDGVRFRRPVVPGDQLCISCELLSLKRKRFGKVKAEATVDGQLVCSGELMFSLVD
- the lpxB gene encoding lipid-A-disaccharide synthase; this translates as MVRLLISTGEVSGDLQGSLLIEALHRQASLRGLDLEVLALGGSRMQAAGAELLADTSPMGAIGLWEALPLVMPTLKLQARVDQVLQQRPPDGVVLIDYMGANVRLGNSLRRRLPSVPITYYIAPQEWAWRIGDGGTTQLLKFTDRILAIFPEEASFYASRGADVTWVGHPLLDSVANRPDRVAARARLSLPPEGRLLLLFPASRPQELKYLMPVLVQAAARLQARDPSLDVMVPAGLASFEQPLKEALSAAGVRASVVPAAEADTMKPWLFAAADLALGKSGTVNVELALHGVPQVVGYRVSRVTAWVARHLLRFQVKHISPVNLLLDERLVPELLQDAFDADQLVELAAPLLDNPAAREVMLSGYKRLTETLGKPGVTDRAACAILDQLPPTPTAS
- the lpxA gene encoding acyl-ACP--UDP-N-acetylglucosamine O-acyltransferase, with the translated sequence MMSEQRSTVVTAESRPAQVHPLAVVDPRAELAAGVVIGPGAVVGPDVQIGAHSWVGPNVVLDGRLIIGEHNKIYPGACLGQEPQDLKYKGAPTEVVIGNHNTIRECVTINRATDEGEQTRIGDHNLLMAYCHLGHNCELGNGIVMSNSIQVAGHVLIEDHAVIGGCLGIHQFVQIGGMAMVGGMTRVDRDVPPYCLVEGHPGRVRGLNRVGLRRRGLDRKDDGQDLKQLQEIWSLLYRSDHVIAEGLKLAREQSLLPLADHLCTFLEGSITSGRRGPMPAVGSR
- a CDS encoding leucyl aminopeptidase, giving the protein MKISLSPATPEAWSGSVLALGIVENDPQGLVATMEQRFSLQLADWLKQKPFSGKPGDCVSLPLLRGDCTTLVLVGLGAADDVDRDGLRLAAAAAAGAAIGQVGTLGLLLPWSNETPEEDAAAAAEAVRLALYSDDRFRSKPEPSPRPDQLELLGPLPGGFAHGLEAVHPVCAGVELARELVAAPPNSVTPEELARTASHLAHEHGLELTILERSDCEERGMGSFLSVCQGSDMDPKFIHLTYRPNDEVKRRLVLVGKGLTFDSGGYNLKVGAAQIDMMKYDMGGSAAVIGAMRAIAELRPAGVEVHMLVASCENMINGSAVHPGDIVTASNGTTIEINNTDAEGRLTLADALVYACKLKPDAIVDLATLTGACVIALGEEIAGLWTSDDTLASNLEQAAMASGEGLWRMPLHSPYRKGLKSLLADMKNTGPRPGGSITAALFLKEFVDAGIPWAHIDIAGTVWSDKGRGLNPSGATGYGVRTLVNWIRNQAGTTGT
- the msrA gene encoding peptide-methionine (S)-S-oxide reductase MsrA, translating into MRLVLPLLMVGALLLGAPGSVFAAVENAVLAGGCFWCLESDLEKLPGVLSVESGYSGGTVARPTYRQVTSETTGHQEVVEVRFDPAKISYPRLLQSYWRNVDPFDGGGQFCDRGDSYRPVIFINSEAQAQSARASRAAVARELGVPESKLKVEIKPLKTFWPAESYHQNYAKTNTLRYRFYRFSCGRDRRLDEVWGSKARSGGPWSTPAKR